A window of the Dissulfurirhabdus thermomarina genome harbors these coding sequences:
- a CDS encoding S41 family peptidase has protein sequence MKRRAWMLRPAAWVLLAVLFLGGGAPGALAGEDDTYRHLKTFAAVLDLVERNYVEEVDPQKAIYGAINGMLAALDPYSSFLTPEEYGEMNVETEGRFTGIGIEISIRDGVLTVVAPIEGTPADRAGIRSNDRILKIDGVSTKNMTMFEAVKRLRGPKGSKVTLSIYREGWQQLQDVEIVRDVIPIRSVRWGRLEDGYGYVRISTFQHKHTTADVRKALRALEGKAGLRGLVLDLRNNPGGLLDQAIGVADLFLDEGLIVYTDGRLKEQQKKYYARKNGHPRTYPVVVLVNGGSASASEIVTGALQDHHRALVLGTKTFGKASVQTIIPLEDGAALRLTTAHYFTPAGRSIHEKGIVPDLVVPYVEAAPEAEEAGQGLYERLGVAERQKPEAAKAESGGSQVPMDNQIEEALRILKAWDVFSRAAAAGEVRG, from the coding sequence ATGAAGAGACGTGCATGGATGCTGCGGCCCGCGGCCTGGGTCCTCTTGGCGGTCCTTTTCCTGGGGGGCGGGGCGCCGGGGGCCCTCGCCGGCGAAGACGACACCTACCGGCATCTTAAGACCTTCGCCGCCGTGCTGGACCTCGTGGAACGCAACTACGTGGAGGAGGTGGACCCCCAGAAGGCCATCTACGGGGCCATCAACGGGATGCTGGCCGCCCTCGATCCCTACTCCTCGTTCCTCACCCCCGAGGAATACGGCGAGATGAACGTGGAGACCGAGGGCCGCTTCACCGGGATCGGGATCGAGATCTCCATCCGGGACGGCGTCCTCACGGTGGTGGCGCCCATCGAGGGGACGCCGGCGGACCGGGCGGGGATCCGCTCCAACGACCGCATCCTCAAGATCGACGGGGTCTCCACCAAGAACATGACCATGTTCGAGGCGGTCAAGCGGCTCCGGGGCCCCAAGGGATCCAAGGTGACGCTCTCCATCTACCGGGAGGGCTGGCAGCAGCTCCAGGACGTGGAGATCGTCCGCGACGTCATCCCCATCCGGAGCGTCCGGTGGGGGCGGCTCGAGGACGGCTACGGCTACGTCCGCATCTCCACCTTCCAGCACAAGCACACCACCGCCGACGTCCGAAAGGCCCTTCGCGCCCTGGAGGGGAAGGCCGGGCTCCGGGGGCTCGTCCTGGACCTCCGGAACAACCCCGGCGGCCTCCTCGACCAGGCCATCGGGGTGGCCGACCTCTTCCTGGACGAGGGACTCATCGTCTACACCGACGGCCGGCTCAAGGAGCAGCAGAAGAAGTACTACGCCCGCAAGAACGGGCACCCGCGCACCTACCCCGTAGTGGTTTTGGTCAACGGGGGCAGCGCCAGCGCCTCGGAGATCGTGACGGGCGCCCTCCAGGACCACCACCGGGCCCTCGTCCTGGGGACCAAGACCTTCGGCAAGGCCTCCGTCCAGACCATCATCCCCCTGGAGGACGGCGCCGCCCTCCGGCTGACCACGGCCCACTACTTCACCCCGGCCGGGCGTTCCATCCACGAAAAGGGCATCGTCCCCGACCTCGTGGTGCCCTACGTCGAGGCGGCGCCGGAGGCGGAGGAGGCCGGGCAGGGGCTCTACGAGCGCCTCGGCGTGGCGGAGCGGCAGAAGCCGGAGGCCGCCAAGGCCGAGAGCGG
- a CDS encoding cell division protein FtsX, with protein sequence MMGVFLRRAASDLRQHLGMQFVTTVVVALSILIFVFFALIYHNLQRFVERFGRELGVVVYLQPDIDQERIPQMYQDLIGLPEVATVRYVSSEEAFKRLQGYLESEPGILEGVDPRIIPPAFEIQIDKAVFNVGRVRELAEKVQKWPGVAQVQYGREWLHRLELFSGFLRAVVAASGLLLLLTATFVVANTIKLTVYARQDELEILRLVGATNAYIQGPFLFEAFLQGFVGSAAALAALYVGYRYVQGLMTGSGLLRDVHLAFLPPEAVAAVVGGSVFLCVLGTALAMRRFLRL encoded by the coding sequence ATGATGGGGGTCTTTCTCCGGCGGGCGGCCTCGGACCTCCGCCAGCACCTCGGGATGCAGTTCGTGACCACGGTGGTGGTGGCGCTCTCCATCCTCATCTTCGTCTTTTTTGCACTCATCTACCACAACCTGCAACGCTTCGTGGAGCGGTTCGGCCGGGAACTCGGGGTGGTGGTCTACCTCCAGCCGGACATCGACCAGGAGCGGATCCCCCAGATGTACCAGGACCTCATCGGGCTGCCGGAGGTGGCCACGGTGCGCTACGTCTCCTCCGAAGAGGCCTTCAAGCGGCTCCAGGGCTACCTCGAGTCGGAGCCGGGAATCCTGGAGGGGGTCGATCCCCGGATCATCCCGCCCGCCTTCGAGATCCAGATCGACAAGGCCGTCTTCAACGTGGGCCGCGTCCGCGAGCTGGCCGAGAAGGTCCAGAAGTGGCCCGGTGTGGCCCAGGTCCAGTACGGACGTGAGTGGCTGCACCGGCTGGAGCTCTTCTCCGGCTTCCTCCGGGCGGTGGTGGCGGCGAGCGGGCTCCTGCTGCTGCTCACCGCCACCTTCGTGGTGGCCAACACCATCAAGCTCACCGTCTACGCCCGGCAGGACGAACTGGAGATCCTCCGCCTGGTGGGCGCCACCAACGCCTACATCCAGGGCCCCTTCCTCTTCGAGGCCTTCCTCCAGGGCTTCGTGGGGTCCGCGGCCGCCCTGGCGGCGCTCTACGTGGGCTACCGCTACGTCCAGGGCCTCATGACGGGCTCGGGGCTCCTCCGGGACGTCCACTTGGCCTTTCTCCCGCCCGAGGCGGTGGCCGCCGTGGTGGGGGGGAGCGTCTTCCTGTGCGTCCTCGGCACCGCCCTGGCCATGAGGAGATTCCTCCGGCTGTGA
- a CDS encoding murein hydrolase activator EnvC family protein: protein MKVLRFLLLLLLLCPSGPVQADDVIQEELRQQRQRLEAVESEIAEQRLRAEEVAASEKTVLGELAALEARISRQWEQLDATRRAWTQKELALMETQESLAKQRKALADLRRQLERRLRAYYQMGTVGTLNVLFAADSFPEMISREAYIRRILSRDKDLRGRYRRRLAELKATAARLERDRAALKKAAARLEAEALRLEERKREREAFVQELRQQGERYRALLAELESAKQSLEAVIGQLSRAVARAKAGVPDTAAFEAQKGRLLPPVRRGRLLYSTSKADDAAGHLVLQGAGVVFGAPYGSEIRAVFDGHVVYNDVLPGYGKVLIIDHGEGFYSLVAQGAKYFKAVGDEVSEGETVGLVGGGPWADEGVYFEIRYKGKAEDPLAWLDREVLDQMAAQAEQP from the coding sequence GTGAAGGTCCTCCGGTTCCTCCTCCTGCTCCTCCTCTTGTGCCCGTCCGGCCCGGTCCAGGCCGACGACGTGATCCAGGAGGAGCTCCGCCAGCAGCGCCAGCGCCTCGAGGCGGTGGAGTCCGAGATCGCCGAGCAGCGGCTCCGGGCCGAGGAGGTGGCCGCCAGCGAGAAGACCGTCCTCGGCGAGCTGGCGGCCCTGGAGGCCCGGATCTCCCGCCAGTGGGAGCAGCTGGACGCCACGCGGCGGGCCTGGACCCAGAAGGAGCTCGCCCTCATGGAGACCCAGGAGTCCCTCGCCAAGCAGCGGAAGGCCCTGGCCGATCTCCGCCGCCAGCTGGAGCGGCGCCTCCGGGCCTACTACCAGATGGGGACGGTGGGCACCCTGAACGTCCTCTTCGCGGCGGATTCCTTCCCGGAGATGATCTCCCGCGAGGCCTACATCCGGCGCATCCTCTCCCGCGACAAGGACCTGCGCGGGCGGTACCGGCGGCGCCTGGCGGAGCTCAAGGCCACCGCCGCGCGGCTCGAACGGGACCGGGCGGCCCTCAAGAAGGCGGCGGCCCGCCTCGAGGCCGAGGCCCTTCGGCTCGAGGAACGAAAGCGCGAGCGCGAGGCCTTCGTCCAGGAGCTTCGCCAGCAGGGGGAGCGCTACCGGGCCCTCCTCGCCGAGCTGGAATCGGCCAAGCAGTCCCTCGAGGCGGTCATCGGGCAGCTGTCCCGGGCGGTTGCCCGGGCGAAGGCGGGCGTCCCGGACACGGCCGCCTTCGAGGCCCAGAAGGGGCGGCTTCTGCCCCCCGTCCGGCGGGGCCGCCTCCTCTATTCCACCTCCAAGGCGGACGACGCCGCCGGCCACCTGGTGCTCCAGGGGGCGGGGGTGGTCTTCGGCGCCCCGTACGGGAGCGAGATCCGGGCGGTCTTCGACGGCCACGTGGTCTACAACGACGTGCTGCCCGGCTACGGGAAGGTGCTCATCATCGACCACGGGGAGGGGTTCTACAGCCTGGTGGCCCAGGGGGCGAAGTACTTCAAGGCCGTGGGTGACGAGGTGAGCGAGGGGGAAACGGTGGGCCTCGTCGGCGGCGGACCGTGGGCCGACGAGGGCGTCTATTTCGAGATACGCTACAAGGGAAAGGCCGAGGATCCCCTGGCCTGGCTGGACCGGGAGGTGCTCGACCAGATGGCGGCGCAGGCGGAGCAGCCCTGA
- the ftsE gene encoding cell division ATP-binding protein FtsE has product MNPENAIVRLEGVAKHYPPDIVALQDLNLAIAKGEFVFLTGPSGAGKSTLLKLLFCAERPTQGEIFVDGIPLASLSASQVPHLRRKIGVVFQDFKLLTNRRVFDNVALSLEVTGLKRDQVERRVRQILDSVGLGGRIGQLPHQLSGGEQQRVAIARAVVNRPPILLADEPTGNLDRARTDEVMALMEELNAQGTTILFATHNERLYRHTHRRVLRLVDGRVEE; this is encoded by the coding sequence ATGAATCCAGAAAACGCCATCGTCCGGCTGGAGGGCGTCGCCAAGCACTATCCACCGGACATCGTGGCCCTCCAGGACCTGAACCTCGCCATCGCGAAGGGGGAGTTCGTCTTCCTCACCGGCCCGAGCGGCGCGGGCAAGAGCACGCTCCTCAAGCTCCTCTTCTGCGCGGAGCGCCCCACCCAGGGGGAGATCTTCGTGGACGGGATCCCCCTTGCCAGCCTCTCCGCCTCGCAGGTACCGCACCTTCGCCGGAAGATCGGGGTGGTGTTCCAGGACTTCAAGCTGCTCACCAACCGGCGGGTCTTCGACAACGTGGCCCTCAGCCTCGAGGTCACGGGGCTCAAGCGCGACCAGGTGGAGCGCCGGGTCCGGCAGATCCTCGACAGCGTAGGCCTCGGCGGGCGGATCGGGCAGCTGCCCCACCAGCTCTCCGGCGGGGAGCAGCAGCGCGTGGCCATCGCCCGGGCGGTGGTGAACCGGCCGCCCATCCTGCTGGCGGACGAGCCCACCGGCAACCTCGACCGGGCCCGGACCGACGAGGTCATGGCCCTCATGGAGGAACTCAATGCCCAGGGGACGACCATCCTTTTCGCGACCCACAACGAGCGGCTCTACCGGCACACCCACCGGCGGGTGCTCCGGCTGGTGGATGGGCGGGTGGAGGAATAG